A single Desulfovibrio piger DNA region contains:
- a CDS encoding mandelate racemase/muconate lactonizing enzyme family protein — MKIVSVDVMQVPSGNAGASRGDWSPVIVRINTDEGISGFGEVGLAYGKGWRAGLGMVQDFAEVIIGEDPMNIEQIWETIFRKTFWGMGGGTVVYAGMSGIDIALWDIKGKALNQPVWQLLGGKTNDNLRVYASQLQFNWGTRLDKQKLITPEEYAEVTRVAMADGYDAIKVDPIIFSDRPDGKGPWKITGPLEHKVIKTVYDRVAAMREAGGDDLDIIIENHSNTDTTSAIQMGKALEDLRIFYFEEPCHPLNVQNMVEVKNRVNIPIASGERIYTRYGYRPFFESRALQVIQPDICLCGGITEAKKICDMGHAYDCAVQIHVCGSPISKAAALQIEAVIPNFLIHEHHQRALNPESRETCLYDYQPVNGRYAIPDKPGIGQELTPETIKKCNIITVTRSKKYM, encoded by the coding sequence ATGAAGATCGTCAGCGTCGACGTCATGCAGGTGCCCAGCGGCAACGCCGGGGCATCCCGCGGCGACTGGTCCCCCGTCATCGTACGCATCAACACCGATGAAGGCATCAGCGGTTTCGGCGAAGTCGGCCTTGCCTACGGCAAGGGCTGGCGCGCCGGCCTGGGCATGGTGCAGGACTTCGCCGAGGTCATCATCGGCGAAGATCCCATGAACATCGAGCAGATCTGGGAGACCATCTTCCGCAAGACCTTCTGGGGCATGGGCGGCGGTACCGTGGTCTATGCCGGCATGAGCGGCATCGACATCGCCCTGTGGGACATCAAGGGCAAGGCCCTGAACCAGCCCGTATGGCAGCTGCTGGGCGGCAAGACCAACGACAACCTGCGCGTCTACGCCAGCCAGCTGCAGTTCAACTGGGGCACCAGGCTGGACAAGCAGAAACTCATCACCCCCGAAGAGTACGCGGAGGTCACCCGCGTGGCCATGGCCGACGGCTATGACGCCATCAAGGTGGATCCCATCATCTTCAGTGACCGGCCTGACGGCAAGGGCCCCTGGAAGATCACCGGCCCGCTGGAGCACAAGGTCATCAAGACCGTCTATGACCGTGTGGCGGCCATGCGCGAAGCCGGCGGCGACGATCTGGACATCATCATCGAGAACCACTCCAACACCGACACCACCTCGGCCATCCAGATGGGCAAGGCCCTGGAGGACCTGCGCATCTTCTACTTCGAGGAGCCCTGCCACCCGCTCAACGTCCAGAACATGGTGGAAGTGAAGAACAGGGTGAACATCCCCATCGCCTCCGGTGAACGCATCTACACCCGCTACGGCTACCGGCCCTTCTTCGAGTCCCGCGCCCTGCAGGTCATCCAGCCCGACATCTGCCTGTGCGGCGGCATCACCGAAGCCAAGAAGATCTGCGACATGGGCCATGCCTATGACTGCGCCGTGCAGATCCACGTCTGCGGCAGCCCCATCTCCAAGGCGGCCGCCCTGCAGATCGAGGCCGTCATCCCCAACTTCCTCATCCACGAGCACCATCAGCGGGCCCTGAACCCCGAAAGCCGCGAGACCTGCCTCTATGACTACCAGCCGGTCAACGGCCGCTACGCCATCCCGGACAAGCCCGGCATCGGCCAGGAACTGACACCCGAGACCATCAAAAAGTGCAACATCATCACCGTGACCCGTTCCAAGAAGTACATGTAA
- a CDS encoding tripartite tricarboxylate transporter permease, translating into MLMVCGVFGGLIIGALPGLTSTMAVALLVPITYGMDVNHGLILLVSVYIGGIAGGLVSASLLNIPGTPASVATTFDAYPMAKKGLAGKALSYGVFSAFLGGIFSFFCLVLLAPPLSTFALDFGPCEYFSLVLFTLSCIVSISHKSLIKGFISAALGLLLSCVGLSETDGMPRFDFGIADLQSGFSVMPVLIGMFAVSQILIEVRSIREPYTIMNATFTQREFWRVALDVFRHWKNVIRSALIGTGIGILPGVGPGLSNIVAYSQAKAASKEPETFGTGNPNGIIASEVASCASTGGAMIPLLTLGIPGDATTMMMLGAFMLQGLQPGPLLMRDNPELIMIIYLAFFISVILMLLMLIYGIRLMVKALSLPREILFPIIVMLCVIGCYALNSSMFDVWVFFGMGILGTVMAALNFPLLPLVLGLMLGRMAESQLRISITLGHGTPAAFLDSPIALFFIAISILSVAYSLYNMRKKAAK; encoded by the coding sequence ATGCTGATGGTTTGCGGGGTTTTCGGCGGCCTGATCATCGGCGCTCTTCCCGGACTGACGTCCACCATGGCCGTGGCCCTGCTGGTGCCCATCACCTACGGCATGGACGTGAACCACGGCCTGATCCTGCTGGTGTCCGTCTATATCGGCGGCATCGCCGGCGGCCTGGTCTCGGCCTCGCTGCTGAACATCCCCGGCACGCCCGCCAGCGTGGCCACCACCTTCGACGCCTACCCCATGGCCAAGAAAGGTCTGGCCGGCAAGGCCCTGTCCTACGGCGTCTTTTCGGCCTTCCTGGGCGGCATCTTTTCCTTCTTCTGCCTGGTGCTCCTGGCGCCCCCGCTGAGCACCTTTGCCCTGGACTTCGGCCCCTGTGAATATTTCTCGCTCGTCCTGTTCACCCTGAGCTGCATCGTCTCCATTTCCCACAAGTCGCTGATCAAGGGTTTCATCTCCGCCGCGCTGGGCCTGCTGCTTTCCTGCGTGGGCCTGAGCGAGACCGACGGCATGCCGCGCTTCGACTTCGGCATCGCCGACCTCCAGTCCGGCTTCAGCGTCATGCCGGTGCTCATCGGCATGTTCGCCGTCTCGCAGATCCTGATCGAGGTCCGCAGCATCCGCGAGCCGTACACCATCATGAACGCCACCTTCACGCAGCGTGAATTCTGGCGCGTGGCCCTGGACGTGTTCCGGCACTGGAAGAACGTCATCCGCTCCGCCCTGATCGGTACGGGCATCGGCATCCTGCCCGGCGTGGGCCCCGGCCTGTCCAACATCGTGGCCTACTCCCAGGCCAAGGCCGCCTCCAAGGAACCCGAGACCTTCGGTACCGGCAACCCCAACGGCATCATCGCCTCGGAAGTGGCCAGCTGCGCTTCCACCGGCGGCGCCATGATCCCGCTGCTGACGCTGGGCATCCCCGGCGACGCCACCACCATGATGATGCTCGGCGCCTTCATGCTGCAGGGCCTGCAGCCCGGCCCCCTGCTGATGCGCGACAATCCCGAGCTGATCATGATCATCTACCTGGCCTTCTTCATCAGCGTCATCCTCATGCTGCTGATGCTCATCTACGGCATCCGCCTCATGGTGAAGGCCCTGAGCCTGCCGCGCGAGATCCTCTTCCCCATCATCGTGATGCTCTGCGTCATCGGCTGCTACGCCCTCAACAGCAGCATGTTCGACGTCTGGGTCTTCTTCGGCATGGGCATCCTGGGCACGGTCATGGCGGCGCTCAACTTCCCGCTCCTGCCGCTGGTGCTGGGCCTCATGCTGGGCCGCATGGCGGAAAGCCAGCTGCGCATCAGCATCACGCTGGGCCACGGGACGCCCGCGGCCTTCCTGGACAGCCCCATCGCCCTGTTCTTTATCGCCATCTCCATCCTGTCCGTTGCCTATTCGCTCTACAACATGCGCAAGAAGGCCGCGAAGTAA
- a CDS encoding tripartite tricarboxylate transporter TctB family protein → MHIVNKRDFLASIVLLLAMLGFYVESTRIETQGGVDLGPLFFPHLMVIVIAILSVVLLFKSISFSPAGKDQKAAPEKIFCTTKDQTIFIALFFIYLMALPYAGYLPATLIYLIVNMIYLGKKGSTKWYVIYVCSTIGMTAIIYYIFAKVMLLFLP, encoded by the coding sequence ATGCATATCGTCAACAAAAGGGATTTCTTAGCCTCCATCGTCCTGCTGCTTGCCATGCTGGGATTCTATGTGGAATCCACCCGCATCGAGACCCAGGGCGGTGTCGATCTGGGGCCCCTGTTCTTCCCGCATCTGATGGTCATCGTCATCGCGATCCTGTCCGTGGTGCTGCTGTTCAAGAGCATCTCCTTCTCCCCCGCGGGCAAGGACCAGAAGGCCGCGCCGGAAAAGATATTCTGCACCACAAAAGACCAGACCATCTTCATCGCCCTTTTCTTCATTTATCTCATGGCGCTTCCGTATGCCGGCTATCTTCCCGCAACGCTCATCTATCTCATCGTGAATATGATCTATCTCGGGAAGAAGGGAAGTACCAAGTGGTATGTCATCTATGTTTGTTCCACGATCGGCATGACAGCGATCATCTACTACATCTTTGCCAAGGTCATGCTTCTGTTCCTTCCCTAA
- a CDS encoding tripartite tricarboxylate transporter substrate binding protein, producing MKKNLFCILVAALMLWGLPAHAGGTWPEKSIQVIVPWAPGGGSDLSARIVMDKVANILGQPVVITNISGAAGLNGALRVNRAAPDGYTVLWEHPANLAIAPVIGRAKYTWKDFEMACSIGTSDIAVFVKKDAKWNSMKEVIDDIKAHPGQIKWSLAVNSASHFTFLAISESMGGLKIMQIPGAGDKTRIINVMGGVCDITTAGYAAVAPYVESGDVKILAMASPQRSVLAPQYPTLMEQGINAESVFLYSAEFPKGTPQAIIAKFQAAVEKALQDPEVIELLKKQGIVAQYKDSAATTAVWEKESALYLRLAKANRMIR from the coding sequence ATGAAGAAAAATCTTTTCTGCATCCTGGTCGCGGCGCTCATGCTGTGGGGGCTCCCGGCACATGCCGGCGGCACCTGGCCGGAAAAAAGCATTCAGGTCATCGTCCCCTGGGCTCCCGGCGGCGGCAGCGACCTTTCCGCCCGCATCGTCATGGACAAGGTGGCGAACATCCTCGGGCAGCCTGTGGTCATCACCAACATCTCCGGTGCCGCCGGCCTGAACGGGGCCCTGCGCGTCAACCGTGCGGCACCTGACGGCTATACCGTCCTCTGGGAACACCCCGCCAACCTGGCCATCGCCCCCGTCATCGGCAGGGCCAAATATACCTGGAAAGACTTCGAGATGGCCTGCTCCATCGGCACCAGCGACATCGCCGTCTTCGTCAAGAAGGACGCCAAGTGGAACTCCATGAAGGAAGTCATCGACGACATCAAGGCCCACCCCGGGCAGATCAAGTGGAGCCTGGCCGTCAACTCCGCCTCCCACTTCACCTTCCTGGCCATCAGCGAATCCATGGGAGGGCTGAAGATCATGCAGATCCCCGGTGCCGGCGACAAGACCCGCATCATCAACGTCATGGGCGGCGTGTGTGACATCACCACGGCCGGCTATGCCGCTGTCGCTCCCTATGTGGAATCCGGCGACGTGAAGATCCTGGCCATGGCCTCGCCCCAGCGCAGCGTGCTGGCCCCCCAGTATCCGACCCTGATGGAACAGGGCATCAACGCCGAGAGCGTCTTCCTCTATTCCGCCGAATTCCCCAAGGGGACCCCCCAGGCCATCATTGCCAAGTTCCAGGCCGCCGTCGAGAAGGCCCTGCAGGATCCTGAAGTCATCGAGCTGCTGAAGAAGCAGGGCATCGTGGCCCAGTACAAGGACAGCGCCGCCACCACCGCCGTGTGGGAAAAGGAATCCGCCCTCTACCTCCGCCTTGCCAAGGCCAACAGGATGATCCGCTGA
- a CDS encoding MFS transporter, with the protein MHTADSSRALLILVLICTAYLLIPFHRMTPSIMSAAIMSETGMGPVMIGFLSSILFLTFGIMQMVCGLLVDSYGPRRILPCFLLAAAAGTALFALSTSAPGLLLGRAAIGFGTSVIFIAGLKLFNAWFPPTIYARLNGLLLGMGGLGLVIGSGGMGYLCDSLGWRTSHLVVASITLCFALALGVTVRDTPAHASRPGPAGRAGAVPPAVLGHILRNRQFLFIAGWFCCQFSLHNAFGGLWGGQYLRAVHHLDTVTTGNVLNMLGMGTLLGALANAWLCDRVFRTPRTMMPIAAAMYVLLFAVLIFRGAGFSIPVLCVWFFLLAFFGMGSLSAGFACMPGIFGSALLGTASGLLNTLPSLLVLLLQPLTGLILARCGDAGGSFGPQDYAVALSLYLGLSVVSLLCALAAWGRPGRRGS; encoded by the coding sequence CCCTGCTGATCCTCGTGCTGATCTGCACCGCCTATCTCCTCATCCCCTTCCACAGGATGACGCCCTCCATCATGTCCGCCGCCATCATGTCCGAAACGGGCATGGGGCCGGTCATGATCGGTTTCCTGTCCTCCATCCTCTTCCTGACGTTCGGCATCATGCAGATGGTGTGCGGCCTTCTGGTCGACAGCTACGGCCCGCGCAGGATCCTGCCCTGCTTCCTGCTGGCGGCCGCGGCGGGCACCGCCCTGTTCGCCCTTTCCACCTCCGCCCCCGGCCTGCTGCTGGGCCGGGCCGCCATCGGCTTCGGGACGTCCGTCATCTTCATCGCCGGCCTCAAGCTCTTCAATGCCTGGTTCCCGCCCACGATCTATGCGCGCCTGAACGGCCTGCTGCTGGGCATGGGGGGGCTGGGACTGGTCATCGGCTCCGGCGGCATGGGCTACCTGTGCGACAGCCTGGGCTGGCGGACCAGCCACCTGGTCGTGGCGTCCATCACCCTCTGCTTTGCCCTGGCCCTGGGCGTGACCGTCCGGGACACGCCCGCACACGCCAGCCGCCCCGGCCCTGCCGGCAGGGCCGGAGCCGTCCCCCCGGCCGTGCTGGGGCACATCCTGCGCAACCGGCAGTTCCTGTTCATCGCCGGCTGGTTCTGCTGCCAGTTCAGCCTGCACAATGCCTTCGGCGGCCTGTGGGGCGGCCAGTACCTGCGGGCTGTCCACCATCTGGATACGGTCACTACGGGCAACGTGCTGAACATGCTGGGCATGGGCACCCTTCTGGGGGCCCTGGCCAATGCCTGGCTGTGCGACCGGGTGTTCCGCACGCCGCGCACCATGATGCCCATAGCCGCGGCGATGTATGTCCTGCTTTTTGCCGTCCTGATCTTCCGGGGCGCCGGTTTTTCCATCCCCGTCCTGTGCGTCTGGTTCTTCCTGCTCGCCTTTTTCGGGATGGGCTCGCTGTCCGCCGGCTTCGCCTGCATGCCGGGCATCTTCGGCAGCGCGCTGCTGGGCACCGCCAGCGGCCTGCTCAACACCCTGCCCTCCCTGCTCGTCCTGCTCCTGCAGCCCCTGACGGGCCTGATCCTGGCACGCTGCGGAGACGCCGGGGGCAGCTTCGGCCCCCAGGACTATGCCGTGGCCCTGTCGCTCTACCTTGGCCTTTCGGTGGTCTCGCTGCTGTGCGCGCTTGCCGCCTGGGGCCGCCCCGGGCGGCGGGGATCCTAA